In Platichthys flesus chromosome 20, fPlaFle2.1, whole genome shotgun sequence, a single genomic region encodes these proteins:
- the LOC133975786 gene encoding zinc finger protein 91-like, with product MEDNSKGERSCPTLSALRLMVSPLRLVSAAVWQTIQKKVVANYGMLEEFVSTVTDIVPELLTTRQKFQLILGLRTRLILDLCQFEATADFDAVWPHLERMQNHIEAWLVEAGATNEEVPNSDFVDDVKSILKDPEKRGDFFQNVFPEKFGATFDEALHTLTWLLLSRLETLLPLQPFQQVASMLDEASPVLEDCLESVSQYEELRIVLRYQKDLSQLDHNDGSLDGACITSALKLPFAKITETQKKAQATILDYVLSGTSDVDEEHLAPPHTAQLNTDSFTEHHTSEIKTDKTNLTPGENETGLAFDDITRREENVDQLQSQADDAAGVKQCCVQLERRDTPQSWQLRPVRRNRGLKLKQILLKEKRGLCDQALPVCKPVSRKAKSPSRAPQGVSADESLIYSSYMAPITSCSEDDSWSYYSDEDSFHKTPSGSSRIVDSWSNEEPATRGPKVPIAPSRKLGTDVKASTSKKVHQVYCFLCKKHVDTSLRSHMTTHFPKGDYTCPRCDSRFKLFSSFEMHMRRTCYEYCKQQVDPEKPDEAQNLYKCDKCQEAFRFKVSLDRHRLTHNELYCSVCRKVLRDTAALARHKVSHTAFQCTRCEETFTLFMPLLRHYENIHKISRPFKCNHCPQTLTRLRFLILHEWTHTGHLPFQCAQCNCRFKSDADLIYHERVHTKEKPYLCLECGKTFSQNSNLLRHLNLIHDERKKEKRHACSQCEKSFKEKGALKKHQRSKHLNELFRHPCSYCGKMLFTSTLARHKLIHTGERPFKCTVPECDKFFRSTSEVKKHVLIQHTTERPYKCDVCGKGDVTRSEENVGRLQSQADDAAGVKQCCVQLKRLDMPQSLQLRPVRRNRGLKLKKILLKEKRGLRDQALPVCKPSSRKAKSPSRAPQGVSDDESSIHSSYMAPISNCSEDDSWSYYSDEDSFHRTTSGSPCMAESYRKSGTDVKASTSKKVHQVYCFLCKKHVDTSLRSHMKTHFPKGDYTCPRCDSRFKLFSSFEMHMRRTCYEYGKQQVDPEKPDEAQNLYKCDKCQEAFRFKVSLDRHRLTHNELYCSVCRKVLRDTAALARHKVSHTAFQCTRCEETFTLFMPLLRHYENIHKISRPFKCNRCPKTLTRLRFFILHEWTHTGNLPFQCAQCNCRFKSDADLIYHERVHTKEKPYLCLECGRTFSQNSNLLRHLNLIHDERKKEKRHACSQCEKSFKEKGALKKHQRSKHLNEIFCHPCSYCGKMLSTSTLARHKLIHTGERPFKCTVPECDKFFRSTSEVKKHVLIQHTTERPYKCDVCGKGDVTRREENVVRLQSQADDAAGVKQCCVQLERLDMPQSLQLRPVRRNRGLKLKKILLKEKRGLRDQALPVSKPSSRKAKSPSRAPQGVSDDESSIHSSYMAPISNCIEDDSRPYYSDEDSFHRTTSGSPCMADSYRKLDSDVKASTSKKVHQVYCFLCKKHVDTSLRSHMKTHFPEGDYTCPGCDSRFKLFSSLKIHMLRTCYEYGKQQVDPEKPDEAQNLYKCDKCQEAFRFKVSLDRHRLTHDELYCSVCRKVLRDTAALARHKVSHKAFRCTRCEETFTLFMPLLRHCENVHKISRPFKCNHCPKTLTRLRFLILHEWTHTGHLPFQCAQCNCRFRSDSDLVYHERVHTKEKPFLCPECGKTFSQNSNLLRHLNLIHDERKKEKRHACSQCEKSFKEKGALKKHQRSKHLNELFRHPCSYCGKMLSTSTLARHKLIHTGERPFKCTVPECDKFFRSTSEVKKHVLIQHTTERPYKCDVCGKGFIKMCFLKEHAKIHSGEKPFVCHICGKAFPKLYSMQRHKKLIHKIVPH from the exons ATGGAGGATAATTCAAAAGGAGAGC GTTCCTGCCCTACTCTCTCTGCTCTTCGCCTCATGGTCTCTCCACTTCGGCTGGTCTCAGCAGCTGTCTGGCAGACCATCCAGAAGAAAGTTGTGGCCAATTATGGGATGCTGGAGGAGTTTGTTTCCACGGTCACAGACATCGTCCCGGAGCTGCTCACCACCCGCCAGAAATTCCAACTCATCCTGGGCCTCAGAACACGT CTGATCCTGGACTTATGTCAGTTTGAAGCCACTGCGGATTTTGATGCTGTTTGGCCACACCTGGAAAGGATGCAGAACCATATCGAGGCATGGCTAGTGGAG GCTGGAGCCACTAATGAGGAAGTGCCAAACTCAGACTTTGTGGATGATGTTAAGAGCATACTGAAAGATCCAGAGAAGAGGGGAGACTTCTTTCAG AACGTTTTCCCTGAAAAGTTTGGTGCGACATTTGATGAAGCACTTCACACCTTGACGTGGCTGCTTCTGTCCCGGCTTGAAACGCTTCTTCCTCTACAACCGTTCCAACAG gTTGCCTCCATGCTTGATGAGGCATCCCCTGTCCTGGAGGACTGTTTGGAGTCTGTGTCTCAGTACGAGGAGCTGCGCATTGTGCTGCGGTATCAAAAAGACCTCAGCCAACTGGATCACAACG atGGTTCCCTGGATGGCGCCTGCATTACTTCAGCGCTCAAACTTCCCTTCGCAAAAATAACCGAGACACAGAAAAAAGCACAAGCCACCATCCTGGATTATGTGCTGTCAGGTACATCAGATGTGGATGAGGAACATTTAGCGCCGCCTCATACAGCACAGTTAAATACTGACTCATTCACAGAGCATCACACAAGTGAAATAAAGACTGACAAAACTAACTTGACTCCTGGGGAAAATGAAACGGGATTAGCTTTTGACGATATTACAAGACGTGAAGAAAATGTTGACCAGCTTCAAAGTCAAGCAGATGATGCAGCTGGAGTAAAACAATGCTGTGTTCAGCTCGAAAGACGTGACACGCCGCAGTCTTGGCAGCTTCGACCTGTCAGACGAAACAGAGGCCTGAAGCTGAAACAGATTCtactgaaagagaaaagaggactCTGTGACCAGGCCCTCCCGGTCTGCAAACCTGTGTCTAGAAAAGCAAAATCACCCAGCAGGGCTCCCCAAGGGGTGTCTGCCGATGAGAGTTTAATCTACTCCTCATATATGGCTCCTATCACTAGCTGCAGTGAAGATGACTCATGGTCTTACTACTCAGATGAGGACTCTTTCCATAAGACCCCGAGTGGAAGTTCCAGAATAGTTGATTCATGGTCAAATGAGGAACCTGCCACTAGAGGTCCTAAAGTTCCGATAGCTCCAAGCAGAAAATTGGGTACAGACGTGAAAGCTAGCACCTCGAAGAAAGTCCATCAAGTTTACTGCTTTCTCTGCAAGAAGCATGTAGATACAAGCCTGAGGAGTCACATGACAACTCACTTTCCTAAAGGGGATTACACCTGCCCTCGATGCGACAGTAGATTTAAACTCTTCTCATCTTTTGAGATGCACATGCGCAGAACCTGTTATGAGTACTGTAAGCAGCAGGTAGATCCGGAGAAGCCGGACGAAGCCCagaatctttacaaatgtgACAAATGCCAAGAGGCCTTCAGGTTCAAAGTTTCACTGGAcagacacagactgacacacaacgagttgtactgcagtgtgtgtaggAAGGTGTTACGAGACACGGCGGCACTGGCGAGGCACAAAGTCTCACACACGGCGTTCCAGTGCACCCGGTGTGAGGAGACCTTCACTCTGTTTATGCCCTTACTCAGGCATTATGAAAATATCCACAAAATAAGCAGGCCGTTTAAATGCAACCACTGTCCCCAAACTTTAACCAGGCTGCGCTTTTTGATCCTACAcgagtggacacacacagggcaccTACCATTCCAGTGTGCCCAGTGCAACTGTAGATTCAAGTCGGACGCAGATCTCATTTACCATGAAAGGGTCCACACGAAAGAGAAACCCTACCTGTGTCTGGAGTGCGGCAAGACTTTCTCCCAGAACTCCAATCTGTTGCGGCACTTGAATCTCATCCACGATGAGcgtaaaaaagagaagagacatGCTTGCTCCCAATGTGAGAAATCCTTTAAAGAGAAGGGAGCCCTGAAAAAGCACCAGAGGAGCAAACACTTGAACGAACTATTCCGCCATCCGTGTTCGTACTGTGGAAAGATGCTCTTCACTTCGACACTCGCTCGACATAAATTGATCCATACGGGGGAGAGACCTTTTAAATGCACCGTACCCGAATGTGACAAGTTCTTCAGGTCAACCTCTGAAGTGAAGAAGCATGTCCTTATACAACATACAACAGAGAGACCGTATAAATGTGATGTATGTGGAAAGGGCGATGTCACAAGAAGTGAAGAAAATGTTGGCCGTCTTCAAAGTCAAGCGGATGATGCTGCTGGAGTAAAACAATGCTGTGTTCAGCTCAAAAGACTTGACATGCCGCAATCTTTGCAGCTTCGACCTGTCAGACGAAACAGAGGCCTGAAGCTGAAAAAGATTCtgctgaaagagaaaagaggactTCGTGACCAGGCCCTCCCGGTCTGCAAACCTTCTTCTAGAAAAGCAAAATCCCCCAGCAGGGCTCCCCAAGGGGTGTCTGACGATGAGAGTTCCATCCACTCCTCATATATGGCTCCTATCAGTAACTGCAGTGAAGATGACTCATGGTCTTACTACTCAGATGAGGACTCTTTCCATAGGACCACTAGTGGAAGTCCCTGTATGGCTGAGTCATACAGAAAATCGGGTACAGACGTGAAGGCGAGCACCTCGAAGAAAGTCCATCAAGTTTACTGCTTTCTCTGCAAGAAGCATGTAGATACAAGCCTGAGGagtcacatgaaaacacactttcCTAAAGGGGATTACACCTGCCCTCGATGCGACAGTAGATTTAAACTCTTCTCATCTTTTGAGATGCACATGCGCAGAACCTGTTATGAGTACGGTAAGCAGCAGGTAGATCCGGAGAAGCCGGACGAAGCCCagaatctttacaaatgtgACAAATGCCAAGAGGCCTTCAGGTTCAAAGTTTCACTGGAcagacacagactgacacacaacgagttgtactgcagtgtgtgtaggAAGGTGTTACGAGACACGGCGGCACTGGCGAGGCACAAAGTCTCACACACGGCGTTCCAGTGCACCCGGTGTGAGGAGACCTTCACTCTGTTTATGCCCTTACTCAGGCATTATGAAAATATCCACAAAATAAGCAGGCCGTTTAAATGCAACCGCTGTCCCAAAACTTTAACCAGGCTGCGTTTTTTTATCCTACAcgagtggacacacacagggaacctACCATTCCAGTGTGCCCAGTGCAACTGTAGATTCAAGTCAGACGCAGATCTCATTTACCATGAAAGGGTCCACACGAAAGAGAAACCCTACCTGTGTCTGGAGTGCGGCAGGACTTTCTCCCAGAACTCCAATCTGTTGCGGCACTTGAATCTCATCCACGATGAGCGtaaaaaggagaagagacaTGCTTGCTCCCAATGTGAGAAATCCTTTAAAGAGAAGGGAGCCCTGAAAAAGCACCAGAGGAGCAAACACTTGAACGAAATATTCTGCCATCCGTGTTCGTACTGTGGAAAGATGCTCTCCACTTCGACACTCGCTCGACATAAATTGATCCATACGGGAGAGAGACCTTTTAAATGCACCGTACCCGAATGTGACAAGTTCTTCAGGTCAACCTCTGAAGTGAAGAAGCATGTCCTTATACAACATACAACAGAGAGACCGTATAAATGTGATGTATGTGGAAAGGGCGATGTCACAAGACGTGAAGAAAATGTTGTCCGTCTTCAAAGTCAAGCGGATGATGCTGCTGGAGTAAAACAATGCTGTGTTCAGCTCGAAAGACTTGACATGCCCCAATCTTTGCAGCTTCGACCTGTCAGACGAAACAGAGGCCTGAAGCTGAAAAAGATTCtgctgaaagagaaaagaggactTCGTGACCAGGCCCTCCCGGTCAGCAAACCTTCTTCTAGAAAAGCAAAATCCCCCAGCAGGGCTCCCCAAGGGGTGTCTGACGATGAGAGTTCCATCCACTCCTCATATATGGCTCCTATCAGTAACTGCATTGAAGATGACTCACGGCCTTACTACTCAGATGAGGACTCTTTCCATAGGACCACTAGTGGAAGTCCCTGTATGGCTGATTCATACAGAAAATTGGATTCAGACGTCAAAGCTAGCACCTCGAAGAAAGTCCATCAAGTTTACTGCTTTCTCTGCAAGAAGCATGTAGATACAAGCCTGAGGagtcacatgaaaacacactttcCTGAAGGTGATTACACCTGCCCTGGATGCGACAGTAGATTTAAACTCTTCTCATCTTTGAAGATACACATGCTCAGAACCTGTTATGAGTACGGTAAGCAGCAGGTAGATCCGGAGAAGCCGGACGAAGCCCagaatctttacaaatgtgACAAATGCCAAGAGGCCTTCAGGTTCAAAGTTTCACTGGACAGACACAGACTAACACACGATGAGttgtactgcagtgtgtgtaggAAGGTGTTACGAGACACGGCGGCCTTGGCGAGGCACAAAGTCTCACACAAGGCGTTCCGGTGCACCCGGTGTGAGGAGACCTTCACTCTGTTTATGCCCTTACTCAGGCATTGTGAAAATGTCCATAAAATAAGCAGGCCGTTTAAATGCAACCACTGTCCCAAAACTTTAACCAGGCTGCGCTTTTTGATCCTACAcgagtggacacacacagggcaccTACCATTCCAGTGTGCCCAATGCAACTGTAGATTCAGGTCGGACTCAGATCTCGTTTACCACGAAAGGGTCCACACGAAAGAGAAACCATTCCTGTGTCCGGAGTGCGGCAAGACTTTCTCCCAGAACTCCAATCTGTTGCGGCACTTGAATCTCATCCACGATGAGCGtaaaaaggagaagagacaTGCTTGCTCCCAATGTGAGAAATCCTTTAAAGAGAAAGGAGCCCTGAAAAAGCACCAGAGGAGCAAGCACTTGAACGAACTATTCCGCCATCCGTGTTCGTACTGTGGAAAGATGCTCTCCACTTCGACACTCGCTCGACATAAATTGATCCATACGGGAGAGAGACCTTTTAAATGCACCGTACCCGAATGTGACAAGTTCTTCAGGTCAACCTCTGAAGTGAAGAAGCATGTCCTTATACAACATACAACAGAGAGACCGTATAAATGTGATGTATGTGGAAAGGgctttataaaaatgtgttttctcaaaGAGCACGCTAAAATACACTCGGGAGAAAAGCCATTTGTTTGCCACATCTGCGGAAAGGCTTTCCCTAAGCTCTACAGCATGCAGCGACACAAAAAGCTAATACATAAAATTGTACCGCATTAA
- the kdelr2b gene encoding ER lumen protein-retaining receptor 2b, with protein MNVFRLTGDLSHLAAIIILLLKIWKTRSCAGISGKSQVLFALVFTTRYLDLLTSFISLYNTTMKVIYIGCAYATVYLIYAKFKATYDGNHDTFRVEFLVVPVGGLAFLVNHDFSPLEILWTFSIYLESVAILPQLFMISKTGEAETITTHYLFFLGLYRALYLINWIWRFYFEGFFDMIAIVAGVVQTILYCDFFYLYVTKVLKGKKLSLPA; from the exons ATGAACGTCTTCAGGCTCACCGGTGATCTCTCCCACCTCGCAGCCATCATCATCCTGCTGCTAAAGATATGGAAAACCAGGTCTTGTGCCG GTATATCTGGAAAGAGTCAGGTCCTGTTTGCCTTGGTGTTCACCACTCGTTACCTGGACCTGCTCACATCCTTCATCTCCCTCTACAACACCACGATGAAG GTCATCTACATTGGATGTGCGTACGCCACCGTGTACCTGATCTACGCCAAGTTTAAGGCGACGTACGACGGGAACCACGACACATTCAGAGTGGAGTTCCTGGTGGTCCCGGTTGGTGGTCTGGCTTTTTTGGTTAACCACGACTTCTCTCCCCTGGAG aTCCTTTGGACATTCTCCATCTACTTGGAGTCGGTGGCCATCCTGCCCCAGCTCTTCATGATCAGCAAGACTGGCGAGGCCGAGACCATCACCACCCACTACCTGTTCTTCTTGGGACTCTATAGAGCCCTCTACCTCATCAACTGGATATGGAGGTTCTACTTTGAGGGATTCTTTGACATGATCGCCATCGTTGCTGGAGTGGTGCAGACCATCCTCTATTGCGATTTCTTCTATTTGTATGTAACAAAAG TACTCAAAGGAAAGAAGCTGAGTCTGCCAGCCTAA
- the LOC133931778 gene encoding LOW QUALITY PROTEIN: geranylgeranyl transferase type-2 subunit beta-like (The sequence of the model RefSeq protein was modified relative to this genomic sequence to represent the inferred CDS: substituted 2 bases at 2 genomic stop codons) gives MARKARRGPGTWPGRRQPMEDGKPRSARPIRDYTPTVIYWGLTVMDLMGQLPRMNQEEITDFIKSCQHECGGISASIGHDPHLLYTLSAVQILSLYDNRXNLISLXCVDPFHTLFVVAGPSLLGDELIKPVNPVLCMPEDVLQRVGLQPDLLS, from the exons ATGGCGAGGAAAGCGCGACGTGGCCCGGGGACGTGGCCAGGACGACGGCAGCCAATGGAAGACGGGAAGCCCCGGAGCGCTCGGCCAATCAGAG ACTACACACCTACTGTGATCTACTGGGGTCTGACGGTGATGGACCTGATGGGTCAGCTGCCTCGCATGAACCAGGAGGAGATCACGGACTTCATCAAGTCCTGCCAGCACGAGTGCGGAGGCATCAGCGCCAGCATCGGACATGATCCCCACCTGCTCTACACGCTCAGCGCCGTCCAG ATCTTGTCTCTATACGATAACCGATAGAACTTAATCTCtctttaatgt gtggaTCCCTTCCACACTTTGTTCGTAGTCGCCGGTCCCTCCCTCCTCGGGGACGAGCTGATCAAGCCGGTGAATCCAGTGCTGTGTATGCCCGAGGACGTGCTGCAGAGAGTCGGCCTGCAGCCTGACCTCCTGAGCTAG